The following are from one region of the uncultured Hyphomonas sp. genome:
- a CDS encoding NAD+ synthase produces MSKNLNILVAQLNPVVGDINGNLTLAREAYAEAADKGVDLLVLSELFILGYPAEDLVLKPAAVDLSMRAVQELAVETSGGPAVIIGSPWLDGGKRHNSAVLLQHGKIAGRYDKRELPNYGVFDEKRIFDPGEGPLPLFELNGIQVGIAICEDIWYPRVPSALAEAGAEMLIVPNGSPWRRTVQVERHTSFSAWTKTGVPYLFVNQVGGQDELVFDGASYAVDFDGTEHQLLGDFVTGTALVSFDGETHRFSSASKAELTSGREAEYRAAVMALGDYVNKNRFPGVVLGMSGGIDSALTAAIAVDALGPERVWCVMLPSKYTSSDSLEDAKACAEALGARYDTINIRPGVDALDEMLAGQFADTKPDTTEENIQSRLRAVTLMALSNKFGHMVVTTGNKSEMAVGYATLYGDMCGGYNALKDFWKTEVFDLARWRNTTVPKGALGPGGEVIPMRIITKPPSAELREDQKDQDSLPPYDVLDDILRGLVEGEEDVDEILARGHDAGTVRRIEHLLYVAEYKRRQAPPGAKVGGKNFGRDRRYPITNRFRDD; encoded by the coding sequence ATGAGCAAAAATCTGAACATTCTGGTCGCGCAGCTCAATCCCGTGGTGGGCGATATCAACGGGAATCTGACGCTGGCGCGTGAGGCCTATGCCGAGGCGGCGGACAAGGGCGTTGACCTGCTTGTCCTCTCCGAACTGTTCATTCTTGGCTATCCGGCCGAGGATCTGGTGCTGAAGCCCGCCGCGGTGGACCTGTCCATGCGCGCGGTGCAGGAGCTGGCGGTGGAGACCTCCGGCGGCCCCGCCGTGATCATCGGCAGCCCCTGGCTGGACGGCGGCAAGCGGCACAATTCCGCCGTGCTGCTGCAGCATGGCAAGATCGCCGGGCGCTATGACAAGCGCGAGCTGCCCAATTATGGCGTGTTCGACGAGAAGCGCATCTTTGATCCGGGCGAAGGCCCCCTGCCCCTGTTCGAGCTGAACGGCATTCAGGTCGGCATCGCGATCTGTGAGGATATCTGGTATCCGCGCGTGCCCTCAGCGCTGGCCGAGGCCGGGGCGGAAATGCTGATCGTGCCGAATGGCAGCCCCTGGCGCCGCACCGTGCAGGTGGAGCGCCACACCAGCTTCTCCGCCTGGACCAAGACGGGCGTGCCCTACCTGTTCGTGAACCAGGTGGGCGGGCAGGATGAACTGGTCTTTGACGGGGCGAGCTATGCCGTCGATTTCGACGGGACGGAGCACCAACTGCTGGGCGATTTCGTCACCGGCACGGCGCTTGTCTCGTTCGACGGCGAGACGCACCGGTTTTCCAGCGCGTCGAAGGCAGAGCTGACCAGCGGGCGGGAGGCCGAATACCGCGCGGCGGTGATGGCGCTGGGCGATTACGTGAACAAGAACCGCTTCCCCGGCGTCGTGCTGGGCATGAGCGGCGGCATCGACAGCGCGCTGACCGCGGCCATCGCCGTGGACGCCCTCGGACCTGAGCGCGTGTGGTGTGTGATGCTGCCGTCGAAATATACGTCGTCTGACAGTCTGGAAGACGCGAAAGCCTGCGCCGAGGCGCTGGGCGCGCGCTATGACACGATCAATATCCGCCCCGGCGTGGACGCGCTGGACGAGATGCTGGCCGGCCAGTTCGCCGATACGAAGCCGGACACGACCGAAGAGAACATCCAGTCCCGCCTGCGCGCGGTGACGCTGATGGCGCTGTCGAACAAGTTCGGGCACATGGTGGTGACCACGGGCAACAAGTCAGAAATGGCGGTCGGCTATGCCACGCTGTATGGCGACATGTGCGGCGGCTATAATGCACTGAAGGATTTCTGGAAGACCGAAGTGTTCGATCTGGCCCGCTGGCGCAACACGACTGTGCCGAAGGGCGCGCTGGGCCCGGGCGGCGAAGTGATCCCGATGCGGATCATCACCAAGCCGCCAAGTGCCGAACTGCGCGAAGACCAGAAAGACCAGGACTCCCTGCCCCCTTATGACGTGCTGGACGATATCCTGCGCGGCCTGGTCGAGGGCGAGGAAGATGTGGACGAAATTCTCGCCCGCGGGCACGACGCTGGCACTGTGCGCCGGATAGAGCATCTGCTGTATGTCGCGGAATACAAGCGCCGCCAGGCCCCGCCGGGCGCCAAGGTCGGCGGCAAGAATTTCGGCCGCGACCGGCGCTATCCCATCACGAACAGGTTCCGGGACGACTAA
- a CDS encoding NADH:flavin oxidoreductase/NADH oxidase family protein: protein MTATINTALTLASGLTFPNRLVKAAMTEGLADSRNRVTEAHVRLYRRWAEGGLGGLITGNVQIDRNHLEQVGNVVIGPKISAGELDGFARWAEAAKSQGAALIMQVSHAGRQTPKLVNPRPAAPSPVALGLPGGQFGSPRAMTPEEIQAVIEGFGRAAKVAKQTGFDGIQVHAAHGYLLSSFLSPLANQREDDWGGPLENRARLLVACVKEAKAAAGPGFSVSVKLNSADFQKGGFSFEDCLAVIDLLDTLGVDFVEISGGNYEQPKMMDQEGLQPAFDQPVAGSTRAREAYFLKYARAVQDRAKMPLMVTGGFRTVAAMNDALGAGEADLIGLGRPLCVDTGAPARLLDGTQARLNQWEQKLRIGPGLLGPQSPIKIVKALNGFGAMSWYYEQLKRLGAGGQPDEKLGVLSAFLANQKSEKAAAKAWQSSAP from the coding sequence ATGACTGCCACGATTAACACAGCATTAACCCTGGCCAGCGGGCTGACATTTCCCAACCGTCTTGTGAAAGCGGCCATGACAGAGGGATTGGCTGATTCGCGCAACCGGGTCACTGAGGCGCATGTCAGGCTTTACCGGCGCTGGGCGGAAGGCGGGCTGGGCGGCCTCATTACCGGGAATGTCCAGATCGACCGTAACCATTTGGAACAAGTGGGTAATGTGGTCATCGGGCCGAAGATATCGGCCGGGGAACTCGATGGGTTTGCCCGCTGGGCCGAAGCTGCGAAAAGCCAGGGCGCGGCGCTGATCATGCAGGTCAGCCATGCCGGCCGGCAGACGCCGAAACTTGTGAATCCCCGGCCGGCTGCGCCCAGCCCTGTGGCGCTTGGTCTGCCGGGCGGGCAGTTCGGATCGCCCCGGGCGATGACGCCGGAGGAGATCCAGGCCGTGATCGAAGGCTTCGGCCGGGCGGCGAAAGTGGCGAAACAGACCGGGTTTGACGGCATTCAGGTGCATGCTGCCCATGGTTATCTTCTGTCGTCCTTCCTGTCCCCGCTGGCCAACCAGCGCGAGGATGATTGGGGCGGTCCGCTCGAAAACCGGGCGAGATTGCTGGTGGCTTGTGTCAAAGAAGCCAAAGCGGCGGCGGGTCCCGGCTTTTCTGTGTCGGTGAAGCTGAACTCGGCTGATTTCCAGAAAGGCGGCTTCAGTTTCGAGGACTGTCTCGCCGTGATCGACCTTCTCGATACGTTGGGCGTTGATTTTGTGGAGATTTCCGGCGGAAACTACGAACAGCCCAAAATGATGGACCAGGAAGGCCTGCAGCCAGCCTTCGATCAGCCAGTTGCCGGGTCGACCCGGGCGCGGGAGGCCTATTTCCTCAAATACGCCCGCGCCGTTCAGGACCGGGCAAAAATGCCTCTGATGGTGACCGGCGGCTTCCGCACTGTGGCGGCGATGAATGACGCGCTGGGCGCCGGAGAAGCGGATCTGATCGGGCTCGGCCGGCCGCTTTGCGTGGATACCGGCGCGCCGGCCCGGCTGCTGGATGGCACGCAGGCCAGGCTCAACCAGTGGGAGCAGAAACTGCGCATCGGGCCCGGCCTTCTGGGGCCGCAGTCCCCGATCAAAATCGTCAAGGCGCTTAACGGTTTTGGCGCGATGAGCTGGTATTATGAACAACTGAAACGGCTTGGCGCGGGAGGGCAGCCTGATGAGAAACTCGGTGTCCT
- a CDS encoding MDR family oxidoreductase, with protein MFDAIVINKDTDEQTVSRSQVALPEMEEGDVVVDIAWSTLNYKDALAITGSSPVVRSFPMIPGIDFAGVVSESRHSDFKPGDRVVLNGWGVGEKHWGGLAQRAKVKGDWLVRLPDGLTMRQAMAIGTAGYTAMLCVIALEDEGVTPASGEILVTGASGGVGSVATSLLANKGFTVAAATGRPEEADYLKSLGASSIVDRADLSGPPRALNKERWAGAVDVVGGVVLANLLSMIKYSGTVAACGLAGSMDLPTSVAPFILRGVTLKGIDSVMCPKEKRLAAWERLATDLDPTKLEAISTEVAFGDVISTAPLFLEGKVRGRIIVPIKPELEN; from the coding sequence ATGTTCGATGCAATCGTAATCAACAAAGATACAGATGAGCAGACCGTTTCCCGGAGCCAGGTGGCCCTTCCCGAAATGGAAGAGGGGGATGTCGTCGTCGACATTGCCTGGTCGACCCTGAACTACAAGGATGCGCTGGCGATTACGGGCAGCTCCCCGGTTGTGCGAAGCTTCCCGATGATTCCGGGCATTGATTTTGCGGGGGTCGTTTCTGAAAGCCGCCATTCTGATTTTAAGCCCGGAGACCGCGTTGTTCTGAACGGTTGGGGTGTCGGCGAAAAGCATTGGGGCGGGCTTGCACAACGCGCGAAAGTGAAGGGGGACTGGCTTGTCCGTCTTCCTGATGGCCTGACGATGCGCCAGGCGATGGCGATTGGCACCGCCGGCTATACCGCGATGCTCTGTGTCATCGCTTTGGAAGACGAAGGCGTCACCCCCGCCAGCGGCGAGATCCTTGTCACTGGCGCGTCCGGAGGTGTCGGGAGCGTTGCAACAAGTCTGCTTGCAAACAAAGGCTTCACGGTTGCTGCGGCCACGGGCCGGCCCGAAGAGGCGGACTATCTCAAAAGCCTGGGCGCGTCCTCCATTGTTGACCGGGCCGATCTGTCAGGGCCGCCGCGCGCCCTGAACAAAGAGCGTTGGGCGGGCGCAGTCGATGTTGTTGGCGGCGTTGTCCTCGCCAACCTCCTGTCGATGATCAAATATAGCGGGACCGTTGCGGCCTGCGGCCTGGCTGGCAGCATGGACCTGCCGACAAGTGTGGCCCCCTTCATCCTTCGGGGTGTCACGCTGAAAGGCATCGACAGTGTCATGTGCCCGAAAGAGAAAAGACTGGCTGCATGGGAGCGCCTGGCAACGGATCTGGACCCGACAAAGCTGGAAGCCATATCCACGGAGGTGGCATTCGGCGATGTGATTTCGACGGCGCCGCTCTTCCTGGAAGGTAAGGTCCGTGGGCGTATCATTGTCCCGATCAAACCGGAACTTGAAAACTAG
- a CDS encoding TetR/AcrR family transcriptional regulator translates to MTASWMIPGDSTHSAIPFCQTLHLIDYLVYKQKMSSTDAPTSSRRRGRPRKPPGDQTARQELIRTGLEYLTERGYCAVAVDEILRAAGVPKGSFYYHFQSKEDFGGALIDAYNEFFSSKLRSWFQRADLSPLDRLRGFISDAEKGMEKHGFRRGCLVGNLGQEMAALPPGFRGLLSSALSDWQRLTEACLREAQNHGELGQHHKPEELAAFFWIGWEGAVLRAKLEQSPAPLRQFATGFFALTSN, encoded by the coding sequence ATGACCGCAAGCTGGATGATCCCGGGTGACTCCACCCATTCTGCAATTCCTTTTTGTCAGACATTGCATTTAATAGACTATTTGGTCTATAAACAAAAAATGAGTTCTACAGACGCCCCGACATCCAGCCGCCGCAGAGGCCGCCCGCGCAAACCGCCGGGCGATCAGACGGCGCGTCAGGAACTGATCCGGACCGGGCTGGAGTATCTGACCGAGCGCGGGTACTGCGCGGTCGCGGTCGATGAAATCCTGCGGGCGGCGGGCGTGCCTAAAGGCAGTTTCTACTACCACTTCCAGTCGAAAGAGGATTTCGGCGGTGCACTGATCGATGCTTACAATGAATTTTTCTCATCCAAGCTTCGTTCCTGGTTCCAACGTGCTGACCTCTCTCCGCTAGACCGGCTGCGGGGCTTTATTTCCGACGCCGAAAAGGGGATGGAAAAGCACGGGTTCAGGCGCGGATGCCTCGTAGGAAACCTGGGACAGGAGATGGCGGCCCTCCCGCCCGGATTCCGGGGCCTGCTTTCATCTGCTCTCTCGGACTGGCAGCGCCTGACAGAGGCCTGCCTTCGCGAAGCTCAAAACCATGGCGAGCTTGGCCAGCACCATAAGCCGGAAGAGCTTGCCGCTTTTTTCTGGATTGGTTGGGAAGGCGCCGTTTTGCGCGCCAAGCTCGAACAGAGTCCGGCCCCCCTTCGCCAGTTCGCAACTGGCTTCTTTGCCCTCACGTCAAATTGA
- a CDS encoding YrhK family protein, whose product MRFTTPRHEQVYVAYGTVYDCVDALAAILFIIGSILFFKTATETGGTWAFLIGSVFFAVRPVVHVARDVHMKRLPKE is encoded by the coding sequence ATGCGTTTTACGACGCCGCGGCACGAGCAGGTCTATGTGGCCTATGGGACGGTCTATGACTGTGTCGATGCGCTGGCGGCGATCCTGTTTATTATCGGGTCGATCCTGTTCTTCAAGACGGCGACCGAGACGGGGGGGACGTGGGCATTCCTGATCGGGTCGGTCTTTTTCGCGGTCCGCCCGGTCGTGCATGTCGCGCGCGACGTGCACATGAAACGGCTGCCGAAAGAATAG
- the parE gene encoding DNA topoisomerase IV subunit B, producing MAAAKQAKLFDQMSSDTSGYSAKDIEVLEGLEPVRKRPGMYIGGTDERAYHHLFAEVLDNAMDEAVAGHANRIEIHLDADGYLSVSDNGRGIPVDPHPKFPKKSALEVIMTTLHSGGKFSDKAYATAGGLHGVGISVVNALSERVEVEVARDKRLYRQCFSRGLVDGKLEKVGAAPNRRGTTVKFKPDHQIFGDKMRWRPARLFQMARSKAYLYRGVEVRWNCDPALLPEDSKIPAEAVLSYPNGLADQLAEVFGGKATITEAPFTGLVDLGAEGKVEWAIAWTQAGFGESDGFARSYCNTIPTPEGGTHEAGFRAAITKGLRNFGELTGNKKAGDITADDIMGHSGLLLSVFIRGPEFVGQTKDKLSTTAAFRLVENAVRDRFDHWLAGSPKEADKLLTWAVDRADERARRRKQKEINRKSATKKLRLPGKLADCSEKGPESTELFLVEGDSAGGSAKQARDRKTQAILPLRGKILNVESASLDKMMNNQEINDLALALGTQLGRKFTIDDLRYERIIIMTDADVDGAHIASLLITFFYRMTPGLIESGRLFLALPPLFKLSNKGTIVYAMDEEDRAAKMKEHFKPNQKVDMTRFKGLGEMNPAQLKETTMNPATRTLARVTLPDSMDELTEMKPAELINTLMGKKAELRFRFIQENAAFVEDLDI from the coding sequence ATGGCCGCCGCCAAGCAAGCAAAGCTGTTCGACCAAATGAGCTCCGATACTTCTGGTTACTCCGCAAAGGACATTGAAGTCCTTGAAGGCCTCGAGCCTGTCCGCAAACGCCCCGGTATGTATATCGGCGGCACGGACGAGCGCGCCTATCACCACCTCTTTGCCGAGGTTCTGGACAATGCGATGGACGAAGCCGTCGCCGGCCATGCCAACCGGATCGAGATCCATCTCGACGCCGACGGCTATCTGAGCGTGTCCGACAATGGCCGCGGCATTCCGGTCGACCCGCACCCGAAATTCCCAAAGAAATCAGCGCTTGAAGTCATCATGACCACGCTGCACTCGGGTGGGAAGTTTTCGGACAAGGCCTACGCGACCGCCGGCGGCCTGCACGGCGTGGGCATCTCGGTCGTCAACGCCCTGTCGGAGCGTGTGGAAGTCGAGGTCGCGCGCGACAAGCGGCTCTACCGGCAGTGCTTCTCGCGGGGCCTGGTGGACGGCAAGCTCGAAAAGGTCGGCGCGGCGCCCAACCGGCGCGGCACAACAGTGAAGTTCAAGCCGGACCATCAGATCTTCGGCGACAAGATGCGCTGGCGCCCGGCCCGCCTGTTCCAGATGGCGCGCTCGAAAGCCTATCTCTATCGCGGCGTCGAAGTGCGCTGGAACTGCGACCCTGCCCTGCTGCCGGAGGACTCCAAGATCCCGGCCGAGGCGGTGCTCTCCTATCCCAATGGCCTGGCTGACCAGCTGGCCGAAGTGTTCGGCGGCAAGGCGACGATCACCGAAGCGCCCTTTACCGGCCTTGTGGATCTCGGCGCGGAAGGCAAGGTCGAATGGGCCATCGCCTGGACGCAGGCCGGTTTCGGCGAGAGCGATGGCTTTGCCCGCTCCTACTGTAACACCATCCCGACGCCCGAAGGCGGCACGCACGAGGCGGGCTTCCGCGCGGCGATCACCAAGGGCCTGCGCAATTTCGGTGAGCTGACCGGCAACAAGAAAGCCGGCGACATCACGGCAGACGACATCATGGGCCATTCGGGCCTGCTGCTGTCGGTCTTCATCCGCGGCCCGGAATTCGTGGGCCAGACGAAGGACAAGCTGTCCACCACGGCCGCGTTCCGCCTGGTCGAGAACGCCGTGCGGGACCGGTTCGACCACTGGCTGGCCGGCAGCCCCAAGGAAGCCGACAAGCTGCTGACCTGGGCCGTCGACCGCGCCGATGAGCGCGCGCGCCGCAGAAAACAGAAAGAAATCAACCGCAAATCCGCCACCAAAAAGCTGCGCCTGCCGGGCAAGCTGGCGGACTGTTCGGAAAAAGGCCCCGAAAGCACCGAACTCTTCCTCGTCGAGGGGGACTCGGCTGGCGGCAGCGCCAAACAGGCGCGCGACCGGAAAACCCAGGCCATCCTGCCCCTGCGCGGCAAGATCCTGAACGTCGAGAGCGCCTCGCTCGACAAGATGATGAACAACCAGGAGATCAACGATCTCGCCCTCGCGCTGGGCACCCAGCTGGGCCGGAAATTCACCATCGACGATCTGCGCTATGAGCGCATTATCATCATGACGGATGCCGACGTGGACGGGGCGCACATTGCCAGCCTGCTGATCACGTTCTTCTACCGGATGACGCCGGGACTCATTGAATCCGGACGGCTTTTCCTGGCCCTTCCGCCGCTGTTCAAGCTCTCGAACAAGGGCACAATCGTCTATGCCATGGACGAGGAAGACCGCGCCGCGAAGATGAAAGAGCACTTCAAGCCGAACCAGAAAGTCGACATGACGCGCTTCAAAGGCCTCGGCGAAATGAACCCGGCCCAGCTGAAAGAAACGACCATGAACCCGGCCACCCGCACGCTCGCCCGTGTGACGCTGCCGGATTCCATGGACGAGCTGACAGAGATGAAACCTGCCGAACTCATCAACACGCTGATGGGCAAAAAGGCAGAGCTGCGCTTCCGCTTCATCCAGGAAAACGCGGCCTTTGTGGAAGACCTGGACATTTAA